The Mycobacterium seoulense genomic interval CGCCTCCCGGGTTGGGTAATTACCCTCGGTCTGAATCGTGTCGGCGTGGCTGACAACCACGCCGGTCGTCATCAACCCCGCGAATGCCAGTGCGCCGGCGGCAAGGATTGTCCCGGCGCGCGCTTTGCCGGCCGATTTCTTCACACCCGGCCGAGTCCGGTTGAACGATCGCTTCGTTTCCATTCAATCCTCCTGTGGCGCTCCATCTGGCGGTCCGTGAGGGGGATACGAACCCGCGGTAGCGCAAAGTGTATGACCACACGAGCCCACGAGCCGCTCGAACTGGGCAACAACGTTGTCTCCCGCCGACAAATGGGTGGCGCGGCCCCGCACAATGCACGGGAATTTGGTTCAACGTTTGTCCGCGATATCCACGCGTGATACCGAATTGTTTCGCCAAAGACATTTCCTTTGCGCCGATGATGGCGAACCATATTGGCATGACGAATACCGACCAGACCGTGTTTGAGGGTCCCCTGCAGCAACTTGCCCGCAGCGCGTGGCAGTTGCTTCTGCTCATCGGTGTCCTGGCGGTGGCACTTGGTGCCATCGTGCTGGCTTGGCCAGGCAAGACACTATTCGTGGCGGGTGTGCTGTTCGGCATCTATTTGGTGGTTTCCGGGATCGGGTATGTGTTTGCCGCGTTCGGCACACACACCGGGGCCGCGATGAGGGTGTTGACGTTCATCACCGGCATCGTGTCGCTGGTTCTCGGCCTCTTTTGCTTTCGCGACAAATTCGAGGCGGTCACCCTGCTCGCCATATGGATCGGCGTTAGCTGGCTGTTTCGCGGGTTCACCCTGCTCGCGGCGGCGCTGTCGTTCGACCACCTGCCCGGCCGCGGCTGGCAGGTGCTGTCCGGGCTGATCATCGTGATCGGCGGCGCCGTGCTGATCGTCTCGCCGCTCGACTCGATCGCCGTCCTGACCCTGGTCGCCGGCTGCTGGCTGATCGCCATCGGCATAGTGGACGTCATCACGGCGCTTCAGGTTCGCAGCCGGGCCAAAGGCGTGACGGGAGTCTAGGGGAGCCGCCGCTCCGCCTCGAACACCAGGCACAGCTCGGCGACATCCCTTGGCCGCGAAAGCGATCGGCCGGTCAACTCCTCGATGCGGCGCAGCCGGTGCCGCACCGTGTTGGGGTGGCAGAAGATTTTCGACGCGGCGTCGTTGGCGGAGCCGCCCGAATCCAGCCAAGCCTGGAAGGTATCGAGAAGGACCGCGCGCTCCTCGGCGGGCAGTTCGTCCACCCGCCGCAACAGCGACGACCTGATCTTTGCCATCGCCTCGGGCGCGCTGACCGCCAACACGGCCAGCGGGGTGTCGTCGAAGACCGAGATCAGCGACGCACCAGACGGTTTGCCGGTGAGCGCCAATCGGGCTAGTCGCAACGCGTCGCTGGTTTCGGCCAGTTCGCGAAACGGCGGGCTGATGCCGACCCGCGCGATCGCGACCTGGCCGAGCACTTCGACGAGGGTGTTCAGGGCGTCGGTCGTTGGCCCGTTGAGATGGACGATGCCCACCTGCACGTCAGGCAGGAGCCGCCAGGCCGACCGAATATCGCGGGCGGACAGCTTGTTTTCGATCACCGGCAGCCCCACCCTCCCGATCGCGGGCAGTTCCGCGGCCACCACGACATAGGGGCCAGAGGTGGGCAGGCGCAGCAGATCGGCGGCCTCCCAGAGGCTCCGCCTGTTGGTCATCCGGCGGGACAACAGCGCTTCCACCAATGCCGATCGCTCTTCCTCCCGCTCCAGGATCTGCGTCGTGAGTTGGTGGCGGTAAGCGTCGGCCATCGCTTGGGTGAACGTCTCCTGGGCGAAGAAGATCCGTGCCGTCGCATCCAGGATGGCGTCGGTCGGTATTGCCGCGGCACGGGCGGTGGCGAGGGTCTCCTCCCACATGAACCGAAAACCGATCCGGTAGGCGGTCATCACCGCCGGTAGCGGCACGCCCGCGAGCGCACGTTCGGTGCCGGTGCGCTCGGCGGGTGAGACGTCGACATCGGCGCCGCTGGTGAGAGAGTCGAAGATGAACGCCACGTTCGCCGCGCAACTCTGCGCGACCTGATCCTTGGTGACGACGCCGCCGTCCCGGTATGCGTCGATGTCGCGGCAGAGCAGATCGGCCATCGCCTTTCCCAATTTCGGTGCGCGAGACAGCATGAGCTTGCTGAGTTCGGCGACATACGGATCGATCGGTGCGCCATGCCGAACACCGCGGTTTCTCGGTGCCACGCCCATAGCGCAAACCTTATGCCCGGGTCTTGGCGAATGTGGCCGCTCACACCGAACCGGCCTTCTTGTTGTTTCCGCAAACATTGTGACCCGCGCTGGCCGAGATCACGCTTGAAGCGAGCACGATAAGCACTCCCCGGAGGCCCCGCATGACCGCATTGAGCGCCGATCTGGTCAGGTCGAAAGATCGCCACGCAGAACGCACGGCGCTGCGTTGTGACGACTTGCGGTTCACCTATGCGGAATTCGACGCGGCGGCGGCCCGGGTCGCCACGCTCCTCGAGCGGGCCGGGGTGGAGCCGGGTGATCGGGTGGGCGTGATGCTGCCCAACACGCCGGCATTCGCCATTGTCTTCTACGGCATCATGTATCGCGGCGCCGTCGCGGTACCGGTGAACCCGTTGCTCAAGGCCCGGGAGGTCGCCTACTACCTGCTCAACAGCGGTGCCAGGGCGTTGTTCGCGACACCGGCCTTCGCCGACACGGCCACCACCGGTGCCCGCGACGCGGGCGCCCGCTGCTGGCTCGTCGACGACGCCGGGCTGGCCGAGCTGGTCGCCGGCGTGCCCGCCCAGGACTCCCCAGTTCAGCGCGACGACGAGGACATCGCGGTCATCCTGCACACCTCCGGGACCACGGGTAAGCCCAAGGGCGCCATGCTCACT includes:
- a CDS encoding HdeD family acid-resistance protein; the protein is MTNTDQTVFEGPLQQLARSAWQLLLLIGVLAVALGAIVLAWPGKTLFVAGVLFGIYLVVSGIGYVFAAFGTHTGAAMRVLTFITGIVSLVLGLFCFRDKFEAVTLLAIWIGVSWLFRGFTLLAAALSFDHLPGRGWQVLSGLIIVIGGAVLIVSPLDSIAVLTLVAGCWLIAIGIVDVITALQVRSRAKGVTGV
- a CDS encoding PucR family transcriptional regulator, whose product is MGVAPRNRGVRHGAPIDPYVAELSKLMLSRAPKLGKAMADLLCRDIDAYRDGGVVTKDQVAQSCAANVAFIFDSLTSGADVDVSPAERTGTERALAGVPLPAVMTAYRIGFRFMWEETLATARAAAIPTDAILDATARIFFAQETFTQAMADAYRHQLTTQILEREEERSALVEALLSRRMTNRRSLWEAADLLRLPTSGPYVVVAAELPAIGRVGLPVIENKLSARDIRSAWRLLPDVQVGIVHLNGPTTDALNTLVEVLGQVAIARVGISPPFRELAETSDALRLARLALTGKPSGASLISVFDDTPLAVLAVSAPEAMAKIRSSLLRRVDELPAEERAVLLDTFQAWLDSGGSANDAASKIFCHPNTVRHRLRRIEELTGRSLSRPRDVAELCLVFEAERRLP